Genomic segment of Salvelinus sp. IW2-2015 linkage group LG17, ASM291031v2, whole genome shotgun sequence:
TTACATCTTGCCTCATGCATTGTGCTGGCTTGGTTGAAGAACTCTCAGCAGCAGGACTGCCATTTGAAGTTTCTCTCTTATGTCACACTCCACTTTGGTGTTTCACTCACTACTTTCTCTCTGCAAGCTCCTATTTTCAACACTACTCTTCACTCTCACTAACACCCTCCTTCTCTGCaacctcccctccctcactccctccctccctccctccttctctacatcctctttcctcccccttGCGTGCTAGCCcacctctatttctctccctccgtcGCAGTAGCAGTGACATCACGTTCACGATGAGCCACTGCCCTACTTACaaagtagagagggagggaaggagaggagagagagagagagatggataggggGTCTATAAATAGCATTTTCAGCTGATGGATATTgttggagagggggatggagagtaGGAGGGATGGGACCCAGAAAAGACTGCTTACACGTTCATGCATGAAATACACAAGATGCAATTAATGCATTTTTGTTACGAAGGGGAATGTATGAACAGtatatgtttgtttctgtgtagACCGGACCTTAAGACTTAATATCTATAAGAGAACTATGGCCAGAAGTTGACCTGTCCCCTCTGTTTGTGTCTTCATCAGCTGTGCGTTTTGGCCGTATCCCTAAGAGGGAGAAGCAGAGGCTTCTGGATGAGATGCAAAGCTACATGAACAGCCTGAACGAGTCTAACACCATGGACATAGAGTCCTCCCCCATCTCCGAAGCCCCTCCCAGCCCAGCAGAGGTTCCTTCTAAAGAGGCCATCAGAGCCATCTCACAGGCCTATCAGGACATCTCTTCCAGCAGCCAAGACAGGGCAGCCAAGAGGGAACTCAACATCACCAACTCACCAACAACATCTCTGTTCAAGAGCAACACATCTCAGGAGACCAGCTACACCAATGGCTCCTCCCACCTCGGCTCTGACTCCACCCAGGGGTACCAGTCCTGTCCTGCAGGCCTTGCCCCTCACTGTCCAGACACTAATGACAACCACCATACGTTCCCCTCTGTGGACAAAAGTCGCTATAGTTGCCCCGCTACTTTGTCCAATCATGACCACGGACAGTCTAATGTGGGCACACCTCAACGAGGCAGCTCGGCCAATCACAACAGTTTCTCCATGAAGGAAGAGACCCAAGAGCCCCAAACTCAGACATCCTGTCCGTGGAAATTAGCTGCTGGAACCAAAGTGCTGGTGAGTAAACCAAGAGTCGTTWAAAAGTTATGAAGCTTTACATATGTGACGTTTATAAAAACAACAGTATAGTATGGATTTGAATCgaactttctctctctatccctcaggCCTGTCCTCTCAATGCGTGTCCTGTATCTGCGGCCAGTCGTTCTGGACAGCAGATATGGGAGTCTTTCTCCCAGTGTTTCACCCCGGCAGTGAGGGAAGTGGTGGAGTTCGCTAAGGGTATCCCTGGCTTCCAGGAGCTCAGCCAGCACGACCAGGTCATGCTGCTCAAATCAGGCACCTTCCAGGTAATAACCGCTTGTTTTTAAAGTAGTCTATTTTTGTCCAGGACTGGGCTTTATCTGTACCCAGGAAACTGGCCCTAAATCAGATTATTTCAGGTGTGTTTACAAATATAAAAGGACAAAACACCTTAATTCTCTCTCCCAATAAATGTAATCCCGATCCATATTGACTAACCTTCCACTGGGTCTTCTGTCTCGGTCAGGTGTTGATGGTGAGGTTCTGTACAATGTTTAACCCTGAGGAGCGGACGGTGACCTTCCTGAATGGCCAGACGTACCCTCTGTCCACCCTGCGGGCGCTGGGGATGGGGG
This window contains:
- the LOC111976370 gene encoding nuclear receptor subfamily 1 group D member 1, coding for MDTPGGGVILYARSSGSGSPSPGSPSSGYQTQSPSSTLSQPSSPEEITFTELGPLGSLKGQRGGGCTPPSSKLVFHFPEVYNVATSTSTHQHTYQHPIAGKRPSGFTGPFTKTGGMVLLCTVCGDIASGFHYGVHACEGCKGFFRRSIQQNINYKMCVKNENCLIMRMNRNRCQHCRFKKCLSVGMSRDAVRFGRIPKREKQRLLDEMQSYMNSLNESNTMDIESSPISEAPPSPAEVPSKEAIRAISQAYQDISSSSQDRAAKRELNITNSPTTSLFKSNTSQETSYTNGSSHLGSDSTQGYQSCPAGLAPHCPDTNDNHHTFPSVDKSRYSCPATLSNHDHGQSNVGTPQRGSSANHNSFSMKEETQEPQTQTSCPWKLAAGTKVLACPLNACPVSAASRSGQQIWESFSQCFTPAVREVVEFAKGIPGFQELSQHDQVMLLKSGTFQVLMVRFCTMFNPEERTVTFLNGQTYPLSTLRALGMGALLDAIFDFSEKLGTLRLEPDEMALFMAVVLVSADLSGIVDMGAVEQLQDGFIRALHSLIHCRRPEESASIFPKLLLHLPDLRTLNNLHSDKLLAFRIDS